From the genome of Candidatus Neomarinimicrobiota bacterium:
CCACATCTGCAGCAACCGGTGAAGCCGCCGGAGCTGCCGCCGGAATCGCAATCCGCCTGAAGACTTCTGTCCGGAATCTTCCCTATGCTGCACTAAGGCGTGAAATTCGCCACAATGTTGAATTTGAAGATTGACATTTTAACAGATCAGACCGACGGAATTGCCGGACCGGGATCTCCTGAAAATGATTCTGGATTTTGCCCGTGAACATGATATGAAGATCTATGTATGGATTGCCTGCAACTGGCTCACGCCGATCTTTACAAAAACAGTGACACAATATTTTGGATCAGAACAGCATGAAAAGTGAAACAATTCATTTCGGCACAGACGGCTGGCGCGGACTCCTGGATTCGGAGATGAATATGGCATCGGTAAGTCTGGTAGCCCAAGCCTTTGCCGATTATCTGAAGAATAAAACTGCCGATAAAAACCCTTCCTGCGTGATTGGCTATGATGGCCGGAGATATTCACCGGAATTTGCAGAACGTTTTGCCGAAATTCTCAGTGGAAACGGGATTATGACGTTTCTCTCGGATCGTGTAATTCCTACACCGGTGATCTCCTATACGGTGAAGCATCGAAAACAGAGTGCCGGTGTGATGGTCACTGCCAGTCATAATCCTCCTGCCTATAATGGAATCAAATTCAAAGGTGCCTATGGCGGTCCTTTTTTTACGGAAGAAACACAGAAAGTGGAAGCTCTTCTGGGAAAATCGCCGGTCAAACAATCCCGCAATAATATGTCCGTTAACAATCTTCTGCCGGATTATCTTGCACATGTGGAATCGAACATCAATTTTGATATGATCAGGACATCGGGAATTTCTTGTGTGGTGGATTCCATGCACGGAGCAGGGGGGAGCATTTTACCGGATTTGTTGACCCGAAAGGGATGTACAGCCGTCGGTCTTGATCCTGAAAGTCTCCCCGATTTCGGCGGACGGGCGGCAGAACCCCTGGAAAAAAACCTTGTCCCGCTGAAAAACTATTTGACCGGAAAGCCGGATTTTTCTTTAGGACTGGCAACAGACGGGGATGCAGATCGCCTGGGAGTGATGATGAACGGCGGAAATTGGCTCAGTGCACAGGAAACCATTC
Proteins encoded in this window:
- a CDS encoding phosphoglucomutase, which codes for MKSETIHFGTDGWRGLLDSEMNMASVSLVAQAFADYLKNKTADKNPSCVIGYDGRRYSPEFAERFAEILSGNGIMTFLSDRVIPTPVISYTVKHRKQSAGVMVTASHNPPAYNGIKFKGAYGGPFFTEETQKVEALLGKSPVKQSRNNMSVNNLLPDYLAHVESNINFDMIRTSGISCVVDSMHGAGGSILPDLLTRKGCTAVGLDPESLPDFGGRAAEPLEKNLVPLKNYLTGKPDFSLGLATDGDADRLGVMMNGGNWLSAQETILLLADYLIRVKQIPGAIVKSSSVTDKLRMLYESPERPVLDVQVGFKYITEKMLEMPVALGVEESGGFGYGLHIPERDGIFSALLFL